The Megalobrama amblycephala isolate DHTTF-2021 linkage group LG1, ASM1881202v1, whole genome shotgun sequence genome segment gcccgcaaaacaacaatggcagcctCTATGGATGCAGTGTTTATGCAAGTGGTACACGTATCTGAAAATGTTATgcattatcagcagctattctAGTGTTAGCTAGTTTACAGTCCATTGAGTGCAAGAATAAATTAATTCCAAATACATTTCCAAATATACAAATAacgtaaaataaaaggtataacagcttATTTTGCCTCAAGCGCAATTTTCACTTCTCcgtttccctcaaataagcacTTTGGTGATAGAAATTATTGTAAATGAGCATAAGCCTTGTACGGTCTGCCATGCTGATTTGTTTACATCTAGCTACCACAATTCCTTGCGCTCAGGCAGTTTGGCGTGATTTTGCCGTGACTTAtgggctcaaaaacctgcctgaAACACTAAAAACACCACCTGTTGTATAGCCTGCTCACTAGCGAGATTTACAATACAAATGGTTAATTACAAGTAATACTGTACACTCGTCATAAGCCTTATGATATAAGACTGACAATATAACAGGAATGTGATTtaaaatttgactttttttttttttttttaagtccctgtgaaacggaatattgaatagagggcagagttttactttagcactcctcctctccatctctcgctcatagcaggcTAACGGTTGCAGAGGAGTGGTTTAcgtgttttcaacccaagccgtcaaactgacatCATCACAGAAGGAACACAGACAAACAATttaacttgcacggattaattgtttACCACAAGACTAGTTATATGtgctaacaaagtaaataggccaaaagtaaattttgatttcatgccgactttaaattCGACAATTATTTGAGGCCTTTTAACGTGGTAAGGATCTTTATCAGTATTTTCTCATGAGTATAAGTCTGTTCTACCTCCAGTCTGAACTCTCTGAGCTTTGCTTTATAATAACGCTTGTACTCATTCAATATATCATCtagtttctttttctctctagCAAATCTGGACTCcaattctctctctttttcttgtaGTTTCTTTTCATATTCTTGTCCAAGTTCCTCTTCTTTAGTTTTCAGCATGAGATCCACTTCCTGGTAAGAGTCATTGGTGTAAAATCCACCTCCATTAGCAGTGATCATGTTGTCTACCTTCTCCAGGAGCTCCACTACTTGATTACGATCCTCCATGTCTTTATTATTGAAGACGTGATATCTTCCTCCACAGCGACTCAGGACTTCTTTCAGATCCTCACTGGCTTCACTGATGTGTTCCTCAATAGTGCAGTCTGTCAGTTTATCACCGTGAGTGAAGAGGATGATCGTGTGTTTATCTGCTTCTTCTCCAAATATGGCTCTGATCTTCTCTACTGACATCTTTTCCTCTTCAGTAAACGGACCCACTTTAATGACCAGGAGGATGGCGTGAGGTCCAGGTGCCGTCATGTTTATACACTTACTGATCTTCTGCTTCAGAAACTCCTCCTCTGAAATATCTGTGTCAAACATACCCGGTGTATCTACCACTGTAATTTCTCTCCTAGCCACTTCTCCGGTCTCTTTCCCACACTCTTTAGTAACAGATGAAGCACTTTTGGCGACTCTGAAGGTTTCTCTGCCCAGGATTGTGTTTCCAGAGGAGCTTTTACCTGCTCCAGTCATTCCAACCAACACCATCCTTCTCAAAGAGACTGAACAAGAGAGAGAAGATAATATCATGTCATTACAAATTAAACAGATTGCAAGATTACATGCAGATAAACTAACTGTAAAGTATGTTAAGTTAAAGTCATAAAGCAAACAAATGCATATACTGTGAacatatgtatattttatactCACAATTTGGAATTTCGATATTAAGGCTTCCCCTCCTACCTATGAATATCAGGAGACATTC includes the following:
- the LOC125264412 gene encoding GTPase IMAP family member 9-like translates to MVLVGMTGAGKSSSGNTILGRETFRVAKSASSVTKECGKETGEVARREITVVDTPGMFDTDISEEEFLKQKISKCINMTAPGPHAILLVIKVGPFTEEEKMSVEKIRAIFGEEADKHTIILFTHGDKLTDCTIEEHISEASEDLKEVLSRCGGRYHVFNNKDMEDRNQVVELLEKVDNMITANGGGFYTNDSYQEVDLMLKTKEEELGQEYEKKLQEKERELESRFAREKKKLDDILNEYKRYYKAKLREFRLEVEQTYTHEKILIKILTTLKGLK